The DNA sequence GCCGTACACGATCTTCATCTCCGGCGGCGCGCCCGACAGCATGTTGTAGAGCACATTGCCCTCGTACGGTTCGCCCTGGCTGTCCGCCAGGTAGCGCTGCAGCACGCTCTCCTGCTGGCGCACGCCGCCGGCGAAGAGCACCAGCACCACATGCTGGGCCAGGCCCCCGCCGCTGGCCGCGAACAACCGGCCGCTGGGCAGGATGTAGGGCGCGGCGAACGCGGCGGCGGCGGCGGCCCCGGCCTTGCGGATGAATCGGCGACGGTCCATGGCTCAGTAGTAGAGGTGTTCGTTGCTCAGCGCGAACGCGTAGTAGACCAGCTCGGACGTGATGTTGGGGTCCGCGGTGATCAGATTGCGGAACCAGGTGCGTTCCGCCTCGGACGGATCGCGCACCAGGAACCGGCGGTAGGTATCGGTGATGAACGCGTCCAGGTCGGCGCGCATCGCCGTGTCCGAGGGCAGGATCACCCCCGGCTTGTTCATGAAGTTGCTGATCAGCACTTCGCGCGCCAGCTCCTTGTCGCCGATGCTCTCGATGCACTGCCCCAGCTCGAAGAGCGCATTGGCCGAGAGGCCGGTCTGGAAGAGGTTGGCGTGCAGGATGGCCGCATACTCCTCATTGGTCTTGAGCTGGTCCTTGTCCGGGCTGGGTGGACGCAGGTCCACCTGGTCCAGCTCATAGATCGGCTCCTTGCGGCAGCTCGTGGCCACCAGCAGCAGCATCAGGGCGAGGAGAAGGGGGGTGCGCATGGCGCTGCGGTTCAGCGGGTCATCGCGGTGGCCTGGAGGCCATCAGCGGCCGGACGGCCGCCAGGGCGGCGGGCGACGACGATGGCGGCGACGACCATGACGATCAGCGCGGCTTGGATGATGGTTCGGATCTTCGGTTCCATGGTGTTGATGGTTCAGTTGAGGTTGGCGTATTCATCGGTGATGAGGATCCGCAGCAGCAGGTCCTCGATATCCGTGGAAGGGCCCAGCGCGTCGAGCGCCGCCACGGTCTCGTCCGTGTCCGGCAGGCGGCCCATGAAGGTCACATAGCACCAGCGCACCAGTCCTTCGCGGGCCTCGGCGCTGCCGCTCATCAGCGCGGCGTACTCGCCCTTGTTCTGCCCGCTCTCGCCGAACAGCACGCCTGCCGCGTTCTGCTCCACCATGCCGTAGGCGATGTCGAACTCCGCGTCCGTGGGGTAGCGCAGCAGCAGGTTGTCGAAGGTGGCGTTCACATAATTGAAGCTGTTCATGTGGATCTCGTCGTACACCGCGTTCAGCACCATGCGGCGCATCATCTCGGTGATGCCGATGAGACCGTCGCGGAGGTCGGTGCGGCTGCGTTTGAGCGCGAGCAGGCGACCGAGCGTGGTGTTGGCGGCGTTGAGGCCGGCGGTGTTGCCCCCCAGCGAATCGGCCAGGGCCTGTTGTTGGGCGTTGCCGATGAAGCCATCGATGACCTCGTCGCTCACCCCCTCCAGGAAGCGGGCCTTGCTCAACTCGTAGAGGCGCGTGCAGAACTTGTTGCGGTAGCTGCTGTCGTCCGCCAGGAAGGCCGTGCTGGTCATCACCTTCTGCACCAGCGCGGAGCGTGCGCTCATCGACAGGCCGGCGGCCTCCAGCGCGCCCACCTCTGCGCTCATCTCCACATCCAGCGGCTCGCGTCCCAGCAGGTCGATGAACAGGCGGTTCACGTAGTTCTCCACCAGCACGGTGGGCACCCCTTCATAGTTCGGGGCCTGGTTGCCGCCGATCACCTCGGGCTCCTTGCGGCAGGCCGTCAGCGCCAGCACACACACCATCAGCAGCCACCAGCCGGTGGCGCGCAGGGTGGCGCAGCGTTCCCAGTGCTCCGTGCGGCAGAACATGGCCGGTTGAACGGCGGCCAACCGCCCGGGATGCCCTCCTTCGACGAACAGGGTGTGCCCGTCGACGACCTGGCTGTCACTCGGGCCGTGCGCCCTGCACCTCGGCGCTCCACCGGCGGACGAGGCGGTTCTGGAACAGGGCGCCGAGGAGGATGGTGGCTGCGGTGGCGATCGACACCAGCACCATGAACGTGGCATTGATGCGCACGCGCACCATCACCTCGGAGAAGAAGGCCGCGTACAGCCCGAGCACGGACCAGTACATGAAGACGAGGTGCAACTCCACCTGGCGCACGGTGCGCGGCCGCGACCGGATGGCGCGCATTCCAGCGAGCACGGTGAGCGCGCTCACCACGGCGGCCACGTGGAACGGACCGAAGGTCCCGAACAACCGGTACATGCCGAACGCGGTGGTGTTCAACACCACCATGCCGGCGACATACACGTATCCGGTCCGCCGGTGGCCCCGGGTGCCCTTGCGGCGCAGCAGGACCAGCGCGCCGAACACCATCGCCAGCAGGGCCGGACCAAGGTGTGCCCAGCTGAGGAACGTGTATGAAGCGATCTCCTTCATGGTCGACCCAGATATCCTTTGATCGCCTTCACGTATTCCTCGAACGCACGCAACCCTTCCGGTGTCAACCGGCACATGGTATTGGGATAGTTGTCGCGCATGCCCTTGGTCACCTGGATGTAGCCGGCCTCCTTCAGCTTGCTGATCTGCACACTGAGGTTGCCGCGCGTGGCACCGGTCTTCTCCAGCAGGAAGTTGAAGTCCGCGCGCTCCACGGAGACGAGCAAGCTCACCACCGCCAGCCGCAACTGGTTGTGCAGGACGGGATCAAGCGGTGCGAAGGGCATCCTCCTGGCGTTTCAGCATCAGGCCCGGGATGATGTAGCCGAACACCATGGCTCCGCAATAGAGCAGGGTGAGCGTGAGGGGGTCGTCGCTGAAGTGCATGGCGATCCCGGCGACCCAGAAGAGGACGCCGCCAATGATGAGGGGACGGAATCGGAGGATCTGGCCCGTCATGAACGTGGGGATGCCCGTGAGCAGCGTGACCATGGCCCCGGGATCACGTCGATCCAGCACGCTGACCACGATCATGATCATCATGGTGATGACGTACGAGGACCACAGCCAGCCGATGAGGCCGTCCATGGGATTGTTCACGGGCTCGCGACGGCCCTGCCTCGCACCATGAACGGAGCTCACGATGCCCCCAAGGATCCCTGCGATGCCCCAGGGAGCCCCCTGACCCCAGGCATCGGGCTGGTCGCGCAACACGTAGGTGGCGACCATGGCCAGGGTCAACAGCACCCCCCACATGAGGAAGTAGAAGCTCAGTTTGCTGAAGCTCTTCTTGGCCTGGCCGATCATGCTCTCGATCAGCCGCAGGCTCTGTTCAGGCGTCATCGGGGTCTCCATGGTCGATCTTGTTTATGGTGCAAACATAATTGTGTTTATGGTATAAACAAAATACCGCGCTCTCTTTGTGCCATGCCTTCCCTGTTGATCGCCGGCGCGACCGGCCTCGTGGGCCGGTCCGTCCTGGAGCAGGCCCTGGCCGACCCCCGGTGGGACCGCGTGGTGGCCTTGGCTCGGAAACCGCTGGCCCCCCACCCCCGCCTCGAGGTCTGGACCGGCGACCCGGACCTGCTCGGCGGACTGCGTGCGCAGCGCGTGGATGCCGTGCTGATCGCCCTGGGCACCACCATGCGGCAGGTGGGCGGTGACCGCACGCGCTTCCGTCATGTGGACCATGAACTGGTGCTCGGCATCGGCCGATGGGCGCGTGCGATCGGCGTGCCGATGTGCGGGGTGGTGAGCGCCGTGGGTGCTGATGCACGCTCGGCCTTCTTCTACAACCGGGTGAAGGGCGAGATGGAGGCGGGCCTGCGTGCGTTGGGCTTCCCCGCGCTCCACGTGTTCCATCCCTCCATCCTCACGGGACCGAGAGCGGAACTGCGCGTGGGCGAGCGCATCGGCATCGCCCTTACGGCGGTCGTGGCCGCGCTGCTTCCCGATCGTTACAAGCCGATGCCGCATGATGTGCTGGCCTCGGCGCTGTTGTGCGCCGCCCGGCATCCCGGCACGGGCGTGCATGTGCATCACCACGCCGCCATCCGCCGCATGGCCGGTCAGAACACCACGGACTGAACCTCCTTGCCGCCGGCCTGGGCCAGGGCGCTCATCAGGCGGTCGCGTTCGCGCATGAACGCTTCGCGGTGAGCGGGCGCCACGGGATCGGCGCTGGGGAACTCCTCTCTGCGGTGATCCACCTGATGCCCGTTCTTCCAGAACCGGAAACACACATGCGGGCCCGTGGCCAGGCCCGTGCTGCCCACCTCGCCGATCGTTTCGCCCTGGCGTACCCGCTGACCCGCTCGCACGAGGATCCTGCGCATGTGCAGGTACTGGGTGCTGTACGTGCCGTTGTGGCGCAGCTTCACATAGTTGCCGTTGCCGGCGGTGTAGCCCGCCTTTTCCACCACGCCATCACCCACCGCCTGTATCGGTGTACCATAAGGCGCGGCGTAGTCGGTGCCCAGGTGGGCCTTGAACCTCTTCTGCACCGGGTGGAATCGCCGTTTGCTGAAGCCCGAACTGATCCGGCTGTACTTCAAGGGCGCCTGGAGGAAGGCCTTGCGCAGGCTGTGGCCTTCCGCGTCGAAGTAGCCGCCCTTTGCACTGTCCGGAGCGAAATGGAAGGCCTCGCGCTCCAGGCCACCGCTGCTGTAACGTGCCGCCAGCACCTGCGGATCGCCGTACGGCGATCCGTCCACATGGCGCTCCAGGAAGACCACGGTGAAGCGGTCGCCCTTCTGGATGCGGTAGAAGTCCACCGTCCAGGCGAAGACCTCGGCCAGCTGCAGGCTCAGCAACGGATCCACGCCGGCGCGCGCCAGGTCGTTGTATAGCGCACCGGTCACCTCCACCTCCACGGCACGCTCGGCGGTGGACACCGGACGGCGGTGCACGTGAACGTCCAATGGCAGCGTGGTGGTGAAGACCACATGCTCCACGGCGTCGGCCTCGTACACGAAGTAGCGGAGCTGGCGGTGCGCATCATCGGTGAAGATGAAGGCGATGGGATGACCGGCCCGCATGCGCCGCACGTCGAAGGTGCCCTCGGCCATCCGCACCAGGCTGTCCACCAGCGGATACGGGATGCCGTGCGCGGCCAGCAGGTCGCCGAAGGTGCTGCCGCTGCGCACCTTGCTCCGTTCCACGACGAAACCATCCAGCGGTATTCCATAGGCGCTCGGTGGGTCGGGTACGGTGTCCGAGGCCAGCACCGCGACCTGCTCGGGCACGTACTCCACCGGCGGTGTCAGGTCCACGGTCAACACGATGCCGAGCACCAGCAGCAGCATGCCGGCCAATGAGCCCCACAGTCGGATCCTCCTCATGGATGGGCAAGAAACAGCACCCGCCCGAGCGGGAACGCTTGTGGCGCCCGGATCATTTCAACGGCGCGTTGGGGATAGCGTGACTACTTCACCTTGGCGATCGGGTGCACAAGCCCCTCATGGCCACTGAGCTCCATCTTGATGGAACCCACCAGCACCTTGGCCTGGGCCAGCACCGGGATGCGGTTGCCGTCGTCGGTGATCCACACGTTGAGGTCGTCGTTGGTGGCGAAGATGCGGCCCTCCTGCACCACCGGTTGGAACTTGAGGCAGCGATAGCGGCCGTTGCGGATCTTGATCGTTTCGCGGCCGATGAAGCGCATGCGCAGCGGCCACAGTTCATCGTCCAGGAAGCAGGGGATGGTGAACTCCTGGCCCGGGGTCACGCTCGAGAGGTCGAGCGTACGGGCGTAGTAGAAGGCGCTGAGCATGTCCTGCACGTGAAGCGGCACGGCATGGCTGCGCTGCTTCTGGGTGGTCACCACCTGCTTGTGCTGCAGGTACACGTAGTCCTGCGAGAACTCGTAGCCCCCCTCGCTCACGCTGCGCTTGAAGATCCAGGGGAACACGCCATCGCGGTCGAACCAGGTGTCGTAGCGGTCGTCCACCTTGTAGAAGAGGTTGAAGGCCCCCAGGCTGCGACCCACCCCCTTGGCATGCAGCAGTGGACGGCCCTCCATGCGGAGGTCGCTCTCCTGCAGCTCCAGCACGGCCTCGCCGGCATCCATCAGGCCGTAGTGCACCACGTAGGTGAGCTTTTCGCCGGGCCGGAAGGCGTTGTGGTCCACGGTGCGGAGCTCGGCCCCCCCGCCCATCGCGCTCACGGGGACCGGCAGCTGCGCCCGGCCAGGACCAAAGCCCAGCACCAGCGTTCCGACCAGCAGTCCGTCACGGATCATGATGTCCACTACGCAAAGGTGATGCCGATCGGTACGGTCGCTCATCCGCAGCCGGTGGCGCCCGCTGCGTGCCGGCACAAGGTGTGCTGCCTCCTCCGCTTTATTCCGCCAGCGCGAAGGAGGGAACGGTACGACACGCACCGGACGAAGGCACCTCCTGTACGGCATCGCGGCCAGGCCTGAGCGACCCGGACCTGGTGTGCATCCCGAGGGTCGGGAGGTCGTGGTCACCCCAGGTACCCCGGAGCGCAGCGACGACGACGATGTCAGGACGGCCCCGCGCCGCCTATGGCAGTTGCGCGTTCCGCACCGCCGTGGGCACCGTGCCGCCGATGTTCTGCAGCAGGATATCGCGGTCGTTGCTGCCGCCGGTGTACTTCACCTGTCCGTCCATGTTCACATCCTCGCGGCGGTATTGGCCGCTGAGGGTGGCGGTGGGCACGGTGCCGCCGATGGTCGTGAGGATGGGGTCGCGGTCGTTGCCACCGCCGGTGTATTTCACTTGGGCGTTGAAGGTGACGTCGCCGGCCCATAGGGCGCGGGTGGGGAACGCGCCGGTGATGGACTTGCGCGCGTCGGTGCCCAGGATGCCGAAGAGGGTGCCGGTGAACTCCATCCAGGCGATGGACACCGGGGTGAGGTTCCACAGGTCGCTGGTGCAGATGGCCAGGTGGTTGCGGTGGCGGAAGCTCACCACATAGAGGTCGGCCGGCACATCCAGCCGCACGGGGCTGAAGCCGTCCACATCGACCACATCGCCATCGCGCTGCAGCAGGGCCGCGCGCGCATACAGCACCACGTCGGGATCGGCATCATCACGCAGCTCCATCAGCACCCAGTCCACGATGGCGTTGTTGCCGGTGACCGCCAGCACGGCCGGGGCCACGGTCTCGCCCCCCCCGCCGATGTACGCATAGCCCAGGGCGGTGTAGGGTTCGGTGGTGGGGACCAGGCCTTGAGCGCGGAGCGCATCGCTCATCAGTCCGGTGCTGCTGTTGTACGGCCCCTCCAGGAAGAGGCGCGGGGTGGCCAGGGGTCGCAGCACATTGGACACGGCGGCGAAGGCGTTGACCAGACCGTGGCCGTACTGGATGTCGAAGCCGGCGGTGCCCAGGTCGGTGGCGGTGGTCTGCAGCACCTGCTCCACTTCCGCGGCGGTGAGGGTGGGGTCGGCGCTCAGCACCAGGGCGGCCACGCCGGCGGCATAGGGCGAGGCGAAGGAGGTGCCCTGCACCACCGCATAGTCGCCGGAGCTGTATCCGGCGCTGCCGGTGCGGTCGGTGCTGTTGATCGACGAGCCGGGGGCGGAGAAGGACAGGCCCGCGTTGAAGTTGCTGAAGGAGGACAGGGCGCCGGTGCGCGTGATGGAACTGACAGCGTTCACGGTGGGCAGGCTGCTGGGATAGCTCAGCGCGTTGCTGGCGTCGTTGCCGGCGCTGGCGAAGTGCACCATGCCGCCGTTGCGCGTGTTGGTGTACGCCGTTTCGATGGTGGCGCTGGTGAAGCCGTAGTAGTTGCTGTTGTTGGTGACGCGCGCGCCGATGGTGACCGCCCAGTCCAGGGAGGCCACCGTCCAGCTGGCCTGGCTGCTCCAGTTGCCGTTGCTGGTGGTGCCGATCATGGTGCGTGCGCTGGCGCTTCGTGTGCCCGGGGCCACGCCCACGGTGCCGAGGCTGTTGTTGATGGTGGCGCTGACGCAGCCAGCCACGGCGGTGCCATGGTTGTCGAA is a window from the Flavobacteriales bacterium genome containing:
- a CDS encoding S8 family serine peptidase, with amino-acid sequence MRNTSAAAPLQARTSLSVIVGVLVLLAAPWTVKAVAPPTVIHHKAHVPLRPDPTRIAVQLEPQRYATVLREGLPGLGLHRERVEPHAVHGWVVLNTAALTPEAQQDLVNTIARMPGVTFAAAAYVDDLGGLMFPTPQVLAAFAGGIDGERREALARQVGLTVHQEFPGAGVTVLRSPQLRTGAEVIAAANALALRAELLEAEPDMVFSGRGDLVPNDPQFTSCWGLLNTGQSGGTAGIDMKASQAWDLTQGSASIITVIIDTGVEQTHPDIMQVPGTNTTNDGSVGGGPANSFDNHGTAVAGCVSATINNSLGTVGVAPGTRSASARTMIGTTSNGNWSSQASWTVASLDWAVTIGARVTNNSNYYGFTSATIETAYTNTRNGGMVHFASAGNDASNALSYPSSLPTVNAVSSITRTGALSSFSNFNAGLSFSAPGSSINSTDRTGSAGYSSGDYAVVQGTSFASPYAAGVAALVLSADPTLTAAEVEQVLQTTATDLGTAGFDIQYGHGLVNAFAAVSNVLRPLATPRLFLEGPYNSSTGLMSDALRAQGLVPTTEPYTALGYAYIGGGGETVAPAVLAVTGNNAIVDWVLMELRDDADPDVVLYARAALLQRDGDVVDVDGFSPVRLDVPADLYVVSFRHRNHLAICTSDLWNLTPVSIAWMEFTGTLFGILGTDARKSITGAFPTRALWAGDVTFNAQVKYTGGGNDRDPILTTIGGTVPTATLSGQYRREDVNMDGQVKYTGGSNDRDILLQNIGGTVPTAVRNAQLP
- a CDS encoding NAD-dependent dehydratase is translated as MPSLLIAGATGLVGRSVLEQALADPRWDRVVALARKPLAPHPRLEVWTGDPDLLGGLRAQRVDAVLIALGTTMRQVGGDRTRFRHVDHELVLGIGRWARAIGVPMCGVVSAVGADARSAFFYNRVKGEMEAGLRALGFPALHVFHPSILTGPRAELRVGERIGIALTAVVAALLPDRYKPMPHDVLASALLCAARHPGTGVHVHHHAAIRRMAGQNTTD
- a CDS encoding DUF2306 domain-containing protein; the encoded protein is MKEIASYTFLSWAHLGPALLAMVFGALVLLRRKGTRGHRRTGYVYVAGMVVLNTTAFGMYRLFGTFGPFHVAAVVSALTVLAGMRAIRSRPRTVRQVELHLVFMYWSVLGLYAAFFSEVMVRVRINATFMVLVSIATAATILLGALFQNRLVRRWSAEVQGARPE
- a CDS encoding transcriptional regulator, which encodes MPFAPLDPVLHNQLRLAVVSLLVSVERADFNFLLEKTGATRGNLSVQISKLKEAGYIQVTKGMRDNYPNTMCRLTPEGLRAFEEYVKAIKGYLGRP
- a CDS encoding peptidoglycan DD-metalloendopeptidase family protein → MRRIRLWGSLAGMLLLVLGIVLTVDLTPPVEYVPEQVAVLASDTVPDPPSAYGIPLDGFVVERSKVRSGSTFGDLLAAHGIPYPLVDSLVRMAEGTFDVRRMRAGHPIAFIFTDDAHRQLRYFVYEADAVEHVVFTTTLPLDVHVHRRPVSTAERAVEVEVTGALYNDLARAGVDPLLSLQLAEVFAWTVDFYRIQKGDRFTVVFLERHVDGSPYGDPQVLAARYSSGGLEREAFHFAPDSAKGGYFDAEGHSLRKAFLQAPLKYSRISSGFSKRRFHPVQKRFKAHLGTDYAAPYGTPIQAVGDGVVEKAGYTAGNGNYVKLRHNGTYSTQYLHMRRILVRAGQRVRQGETIGEVGSTGLATGPHVCFRFWKNGHQVDHRREEFPSADPVAPAHREAFMRERDRLMSALAQAGGKEVQSVVF
- a CDS encoding DUF3108 domain-containing protein — translated: MDIMIRDGLLVGTLVLGFGPGRAQLPVPVSAMGGGAELRTVDHNAFRPGEKLTYVVHYGLMDAGEAVLELQESDLRMEGRPLLHAKGVGRSLGAFNLFYKVDDRYDTWFDRDGVFPWIFKRSVSEGGYEFSQDYVYLQHKQVVTTQKQRSHAVPLHVQDMLSAFYYARTLDLSSVTPGQEFTIPCFLDDELWPLRMRFIGRETIKIRNGRYRCLKFQPVVQEGRIFATNDDLNVWITDDGNRIPVLAQAKVLVGSIKMELSGHEGLVHPIAKVK